In Bubalus kerabau isolate K-KA32 ecotype Philippines breed swamp buffalo chromosome 4, PCC_UOA_SB_1v2, whole genome shotgun sequence, one DNA window encodes the following:
- the TRIM16 gene encoding tripartite motif-containing protein 16 has product MAELDLMAPGPLCGVPAHPPATLSPDSGSASPAEEENLGSPGSPPGETGGQGSEWQGAPKAEGLEEEEEILCDFCLGASRVRAVKSCLTCMVNYCPEHLRPHQENSRLHGHQLTEPARDRDLRVCPAHHSPLIAFCGPDGQCICEECSQAEHRGHALVSLDAARRDKEAELRRTQLDLEQKLKLNENAISRLQANHKSVLVSVSEVKARVEEQFGELRAAVTKAQADVMLFLEEKEQAALGQANGIKTHLEYRSAEMEKARQELDRIAAIGSPVLFLEEYCKFKNMEDGAFPSVYIGLKDKLSGIHKVITDSTAHLIQLLQSYKEKLREFSKDEEYDIRTQVCAVIEHRHRTSEPEPCSRQQFLQYACDIVFDPDTAHRYLRLQEDNRKVTNTAPWEHPYPDLPSRFSHWRQVLAQQSLYLHRYYFEVELSGAGVYVGLTCQGIDRKGEERNSCISGNDFSWSLHWDGKGFRAWHSDAETLLSANACQRLGVYVDFPGGGLSFYSVEPETLTLLHRFQCKFSEPVYPAFWLSKKDSAIRIADLGEEPEKPGPAPVEAAA; this is encoded by the exons ATGGCTGAATTGGATCTGATGGCTCCAGGCCCGCTGTGCGGGGTCCCCGCTCACCCTCCGGCCACTCTCAGCCCAGACTCTGGCTCGGCCAGTCCTGCAGAAGAAGAGAACCTGGGCTCCCCAGGGAGCCCCCCAGGGGAAACTGGGGGACAGGGCTCTGAGTGGCAGGGAGCTCCCAAGGCAGagggcctggaggaggaggaggagatccTGTGTGACTTCTGTCTCGGGGCCAGCAGGGTGAGGGCCGTCAAGTCCTGCCTGACCTGCATGGTGAACTACTGCCCGGAGCACCTGCGGCCGCACCAGGAGAACAGCAGGCTGCACGGCCACCAGCTGACGGAGCCCGCCAGGGACCGGGACCTGCGGGTGTGCCCCGCCCACCACAGCCCACTGATAGCCTTCTGTGGCCCCGACGGGCAGTGTATCTGCGAGGAGTGCAGCCAGGCCGAGCACAGGGGCCACGCCTTGGTCTCCCTGGACGCCGCCCGCAGGGACAAGGAG GCTGAGCTTCGGAGAACCCAGTTAGACCTGGAGCAGAAACTCAAGTTGAATGAAAATGCCATCTCCAGGCTCCAGGCAAACCATAAATCTGTCCTG GTGTCAGTGTCGGAGGTGAAGGCCAGGGTGGAAGagcagtttggggagctccgtgCTGCCGTGACGAAGGCCCAGGCTGACGTGATGCTCTTCCTGGAGGAGAAGGAGCAAGCTGCCCTGGGCCAGGCCAATGGCATCAAGACCCACCTGGAGTACAGGAGTGCAGAGATGGAGAAGGCCAGGCAGGAGCTGGACAGGATCGCTGCCATTGGCAGTCCCGTGCTGTTCCTGGAG gAGTACTGCAAGTTCAAGAACATGGAGGACGGCGCCTTCCCCAGCGTCTACATAGGGCTCAAGGACAAGCTATCAGGCATCCACAAGGTCATCACGGACTCCACTGCCCACCTGATCCAGCTGCTGCAGAGCTACAAAGAGAAGCTCCGGGAGTTCTCCAAGGATG AGGAGTACGACATCAGAACTCAGGTGTGTGCTGTCATTGAGCACAGACATCGGACCTCCGAACCCGAGCCCTGCAGCAGGCAGCAGTTCCTCCAGT ATGCCTGTGACATTGTCTTCGACCCCGACACGGCACACAGATACCTCCGGCTGCAGGAGGACAACCGCAAGGTCACCAACACGGCGCCCTGGGAGCACCCATACCCCGACCTGCCCAGCAGGTTCTCACACTGGCGGCAGGTGCTGGCCCAGCAGAGCCTGTACCTGCACAGGTACTACTTCGAGGTGGAGCTCTCGGGAGCAGGCGTCTATGTGGGCCTGACGTGCCAGGGCATTGACCGCAAGGGCGAAGAGCGCAACAGCTGTATCTCCGGGAACGACTTCTCCTGGAGCCTCCACTGGGACGGGAAGGGGTTCAGGGCATGGCACAGCGATGCGGAGACCCTGCTCAGTGCCAACgcttgccagaggctgggggtcTATGTGGACTTCCCCGGCGGGGGCCTCTCCTTCTACAGCGTCGAGCCTGAGACCCTGACACTGCTGCACAGGTTCCAGTGTAAGTTTTCGGAGCCCGTCTACCCAGCCTTCTGGCTTTCCAAGAAGGACAGTGCCATCCGGATTGCGGATCTGGGAGAGGAACCCGAGAAGCCAGGGCCGGCCCCGGTGGAGGCTGCTGCCTAG